The following are encoded in a window of Rhinolophus sinicus isolate RSC01 linkage group LG12, ASM3656204v1, whole genome shotgun sequence genomic DNA:
- the KIFC2 gene encoding kinesin-like protein KIFC2 isoform X9, with translation MYAFYSLLIYIFYSLFRRDGGAAAAADPRDTAQSARSKPGGRRRPDQSTAELWTELTGLVGCSESEDASTAGAEGRPAEVSLEEALVRLAEFLSVQLGAEESCGYPPDLSKTGDVPPLLTVTGQLLALLAWTQSPRGRQALPQGTQPASGVQSPTPAGATSQEENPSLSPRSEAQGQQPPQLEEDQRAWQRLEQFILGQLEELKQQLELQEEELGRLRLGVVSPEPFPVLQGATDSEKRVQHLTLENEALKQSLTLTRDLLRHWDPGPPARAPQEEAEALVELQGRLQEAQDTTEALRVQVFRELEPSVLSCLQGYSVCIFTYGQTGTGKTYSMEGPPENPGIAPRALQSLFREMRTGGQHRVTLSMVEIYNEAVRDLLAPGPPQRLAVRQGPAGQGGIQVAGLTYWDVPNLETLQQMLSLGRSNRATAATAMNQHSSRSHALVTLTLRAASTPRGSGTAGTLHLVDLAGSERAWKAGAICRAQGDPDDAQRLREARTINRSLLALGGVMAALRAHRPHVPFRDSQLTRLLQPALGPGATALLLLQSRSPQISTRPEDLGETVCSLKFAERVSKVELGPARRRRVPRSGTPSSLSTDTPLTGTPCTPTPSPGSPSPGPDSCSSSALVPPEDLPS, from the exons ATGTACGCCTTCTACTCGCTGCTCATCTACATCTTCTACAGCCTCTTTCGCAGAGATGGCGGGGCCGCGGCAGCCGCCGACCCCAGGGACACCGCCCAG AGTGCCCGCAGCAAGCCTGGGGGCCGCCGCCGCCCCGATCAATCCACGGCAGAATTGTGGACCGAGCTAACTGGCCTGGTCG GCTGCTCCGAGTCTGAGGATGCGTCGACAGCGGGAGCCGAGGGACGGCCGGCCGAGGTCTCCCTGGAAGAGGCTCTCGTGCGTCTTGCTGAGTTCCTCTCAGTCCAGCTGGGGGCGGAAGAGAGCTGCGGGTATCCTCCGGATCTGAGCAAG ACTGGTGATGTCCCCCCACTGTTGACTGTGACTGGTCAGCTCTTGGCCCTCCTGGCATGGACTCAGAGCCCCAGGGGGAGGCAGGCCCTGCCCCAGGGAACTCAGCCAGCCTCAGGAGTGCAGTCCCCCACTCCTGCTG GAGCCACATCCCAAGAAGAAAACCCTTCCCTTTCACCGAGGAGTGAGGCCCAGGGACAGCAGCCCCCCCAGTTGGAGGAGGACCAGAGAGCTTGGCAGCGGCTGGAGCAGTTCATCCTTGGACAG ctGGAAGAGCTGAAGCAGCAGCTGGAACTGCAAGAAGAGGAGCTGGGCCGACTGCGCCTGGGAGTG GTGAGTCCAGAGCCCTTCCCTGTCCTCCAGGGGGCGACAGACTCCGAGAAAAGGGTTCAGCATCTAACCCTGGAAAATGAGGCCCTGAAACAGAGCCTGACCCTCACTCGGGACCTCCTGAGACACTGGGATCCTGGACCACCCGCCAGGGCCCCCCAG GAGGAGGCAGAAGCACTGGTGGAGCTCCAGGGCCGGCTTCAGGAGGCCCAGGACACCACAGAAGCCCTCCGAGTCCAG GTCTTCAGGGAGTTGGAGCCCTCTGTGCTGTCCTGCCTCCAAGGCTACAGCGTCTGCATTTTCACCTACGGCCAGACTGGGACTGGGAAGACCTACAGCatggag GGCCCACCTGAGAACCCCGGCATAGCTCCTAGGGCACTGCAGTCACTGTTCCGGGAGATGAGGACTGGAGGGCAGCACCGCGTGACTCTCAGCATGGTGGAAATCTACAATGAGGCTGTCAG GGACCTCTTAGCCCCGGGGCCTCCCCAGCGCCTGGCTGTGAGGCAGGGCCCAGCAGGCCAGGGGGGAATCCAGGTGGCTGGCCTGACCTACTGGGACGTGCCCAACCTGGAGACGCTGCAGCAG ATGCTGAGCCTGGGGAGGAGCAACCGGGCCACTGCGGCCACCGCCATGAACCAGCACAGCTCTCGCTCGCACGCGCTGGTCACGCTGACGCTGCGCGCGGCATCCACTCCGCGCGGTTCAGGCACCGCAG GCACACTGCATCTGGTGGACCTGGCTGGATCGGAGCGTGCCTGGAAGGCGGGGGCCATCTGCAGGGCGCAGGGAGACCCTGACGACGCCCAGCGTCTGCGGGAAGCCCGGACCATCAACCGCTCGCTGCTGGCGCTGGGAGGCGTGATGGCTGCGCTGCGAGCCCACCGGCCTCACGTGCCCTTCCGCGACTCGCAGCTCACGCGCCTGCTGCAGCCGGCGCTGGGCCCCGGCGCCAccgcgctgctgctgctgcag AGCCGCTCCCCGCAGATATCCACGCGGCCTGAGGATCTCGGCGAGACCGTGTGCTCTCTCAAATTCGCCGAGCGAGTGAGCAAAGTGGAGCTGGGGCCGGCCCGGCGCCGCAGGGTCCCGCGCTCTGGGACGCCTTCCTCCCTCAGCACTGACACACCACTCACGGGGACACCCTGCACCCCCACACCGTCTCCTGGCAGCCCAAGCCCCGGCCCCGACAGCTGCTCCAGCTCCGCCCTCGTGCCCCCAGAGGACCTGCCCTCATAG